In Thermococcus sp., one DNA window encodes the following:
- a CDS encoding DUF2079 domain-containing protein, translating to MRSKYFLALAVLTLLYVAFFTQYSIERTYALYKTRGNYGIDTEIFYQSFLSTINGSGFFYNTHEYKRFGAVSHFGVHNSPVLFLILPIFALFPHMETLLVIQTLTIALSIFIYFEFSRLLLDESDERLAFVLSLIYMLNPMLHGINRFEFHAVSLALPLIFLFAYFYENGNSKLAIIFAFLVLTVREDSFLIILSLVALRLLRKGFQPSLVDVALVSSSLIWPAFSIFFVIPHFAPNYAQTANYMLGIPYPYLSLMLIITLLLSFGFIPLLKSRYLLPSVPLLLELMLSTRFQYVVFWNHYCYMLVPYFAIITTYITEERKLAVNTLVYALFIAVLTFLVSSPAVYEGLHLVFNVQPSYEFLLFY from the coding sequence ATGCGTTCAAAATATTTTTTAGCACTGGCAGTCCTCACTTTACTTTACGTTGCATTCTTCACTCAATATTCTATTGAAAGAACTTATGCATTATACAAAACTCGCGGTAATTATGGTATAGATACTGAGATATTCTATCAGAGTTTCCTCAGCACTATAAATGGAAGCGGGTTTTTCTATAATACTCATGAATATAAGAGGTTTGGTGCAGTAAGCCATTTTGGTGTGCACAATTCCCCGGTATTATTTCTTATACTCCCCATATTCGCATTATTCCCCCACATGGAGACCCTGTTGGTTATTCAAACGCTAACCATAGCCCTTTCTATATTTATATATTTTGAATTCTCGCGGTTATTACTTGATGAAAGTGATGAAAGACTGGCATTTGTTCTTTCTCTAATTTACATGCTTAATCCAATGTTACACGGCATTAACAGATTCGAGTTTCATGCGGTGTCGCTGGCATTGCCACTCATCTTTTTGTTCGCATATTTTTATGAAAATGGAAATTCGAAACTCGCAATTATTTTTGCGTTTCTAGTGCTCACCGTTAGAGAAGACTCGTTTTTGATAATACTTTCCCTTGTGGCTCTTAGACTGTTAAGAAAAGGTTTCCAACCAAGTTTGGTTGATGTAGCGTTAGTATCTTCCTCCTTAATCTGGCCGGCTTTTAGTATATTTTTTGTCATCCCTCACTTTGCACCCAATTATGCTCAAACTGCAAATTATATGTTAGGGATACCTTACCCGTATTTATCATTAATGTTAATCATCACCTTGCTTCTGTCTTTTGGGTTTATCCCTCTTCTTAAATCAAGATATCTGCTACCTTCAGTACCACTACTCCTTGAGTTGATGCTCTCAACACGCTTTCAATATGTCGTATTTTGGAATCATTATTGTTATATGTTGGTTCCATATTTTGCAATAATTACAACATATATCACAGAAGAACGGAAATTAGCAGTAAATACCCTCGTTTACGCTCTCTTCATAGCAGTTCTGACTTTCCTGGTTTCTTCTCCTGCTGTATATGAAGGATTACACCTAGTGTTTAACGTGCAACCCTCTTATGAATTTCTTTTGTTTTACTAA
- the asnS gene encoding asparagine--tRNA ligase, with the protein MIDKVYCADVRPDMKGKRVRLAGWVYRKREIGKKVFIVLRDSSGIIQTVFKRELSEEAYAEAKKAGIESSVIVEGTVKADPRAPTGVEVQADRIHIVQNVEFFPITKDASHEFLLDVRHLHLHSPKVAAIMKVKATMMQAAREWLLQDGWYEVFPPILVTGAVEGGATLFKLKYFDRTAYLSQSAQLYLEAAIFGLEKAWSLTPSFRAEKSRTRRHLTEFWHLELEAAWMDLWDIMNVEEELVSYMVQRTLELRKGDIETFRKDFTTLKNTVPPFPKISYDEAIDSLQSKGIEIEWGDDMGADEERILTQKFESPFFVYGYPKGIKAFYMKEDPSDPRKVLAADMLAPEGYGEVIGGSQREDSYDKLVQRILEEGMKPEDYEWYLDLRRYGSVPHSGFGLGLERLVAWVLKLDHVRWATLFPRTPSRLYP; encoded by the coding sequence GTGATAGATAAGGTTTACTGTGCCGATGTCAGGCCAGATATGAAGGGCAAGCGCGTCAGGCTCGCCGGTTGGGTTTACAGGAAGAGGGAGATTGGAAAGAAGGTCTTCATAGTCCTCCGCGACTCAAGCGGGATAATCCAGACGGTATTCAAGAGGGAGTTAAGTGAAGAAGCCTACGCCGAAGCAAAGAAAGCAGGAATAGAGTCCAGCGTGATAGTTGAGGGCACCGTTAAGGCCGACCCCCGCGCCCCAACGGGAGTTGAGGTACAGGCGGACAGAATTCACATAGTCCAGAACGTGGAGTTCTTTCCGATAACAAAAGATGCCAGCCACGAGTTCCTGCTGGACGTCAGACACCTGCACCTGCACTCACCCAAGGTTGCCGCGATAATGAAGGTTAAGGCAACTATGATGCAGGCAGCCAGGGAGTGGCTCCTCCAGGACGGCTGGTACGAGGTTTTCCCGCCCATACTCGTCACCGGAGCGGTTGAGGGTGGAGCGACCCTTTTCAAGCTCAAGTACTTCGACAGGACGGCCTACCTCAGCCAGTCGGCCCAGCTCTACCTTGAGGCGGCAATCTTCGGCCTTGAGAAGGCCTGGTCGCTCACGCCAAGCTTCAGGGCAGAGAAGAGCAGGACGAGGAGGCACCTCACCGAGTTCTGGCACCTTGAGCTCGAGGCCGCCTGGATGGACCTCTGGGACATCATGAATGTGGAGGAGGAGCTTGTGAGCTACATGGTGCAGAGAACGCTTGAGCTCAGGAAGGGCGACATCGAGACCTTCAGGAAGGACTTCACCACCCTAAAGAACACGGTTCCGCCCTTCCCGAAGATAAGCTACGATGAGGCCATAGACAGCCTCCAGAGCAAGGGCATTGAGATAGAGTGGGGGGATGACATGGGCGCCGACGAGGAGCGCATTCTGACCCAGAAGTTCGAGAGTCCTTTCTTCGTCTACGGCTATCCGAAGGGCATCAAGGCCTTTTACATGAAGGAGGACCCCAGCGATCCGAGAAAGGTTCTCGCGGCGGACATGCTCGCGCCGGAGGGATACGGCGAAGTTATAGGAGGGAGCCAGCGTGAGGACAGTTACGACAAGCTCGTGCAGCGCATCTTAGAGGAGGGCATGAAGCCGGAGGACTACGAGTGGTACCTCGACCTCAGGAGGTACGGCAGTGTTCCGCACAGTGGCTTCGGACTGGGCCTTGAGAGGCTCGTCGCGTGGGTGCTGAAGCTCGACCACGTCCGCTGGGCCACCCTCTTCCCGAGGACGCCGAGCAGGCTGTATCCGTAG
- a CDS encoding integrase has protein sequence MWASERANFVEWLSAEVSEETRKDYVRVLDQFFGRHVIGTLGDLEKALRAEGQKRNLAKAIRKFSKYLIELGIIEQDMYAKIKAVAKLKPTGVRDVFISDDDVRRAYAEVKKRGVIPEALFLILVFSGIRLSQAVELLRTYDYTKLQIINEKAAKYPIFSTARGKKRAFWAYGPREFFEELEPMEVKYTTAKDLVSYGQVSANTLRKWHYTFLIRQGVPADVADFIQGRASERVGATHYLNKTLLADEWYSAVVEELKKILEGRE, from the coding sequence TTGTGGGCCTCTGAACGGGCCAATTTTGTAGAATGGCTCTCTGCAGAGGTTAGCGAAGAAACAAGGAAAGACTATGTGAGAGTGCTTGACCAGTTCTTCGGTCGGCATGTGATAGGAACCCTCGGTGACTTGGAGAAAGCCCTCCGCGCGGAAGGTCAGAAACGCAATCTTGCCAAGGCGATCAGGAAGTTCTCAAAATATCTCATTGAACTTGGCATCATTGAGCAGGATATGTATGCTAAGATAAAGGCTGTCGCGAAACTCAAGCCAACAGGAGTTAGGGATGTATTCATAAGCGACGACGATGTCAGAAGAGCTTACGCCGAGGTCAAAAAGCGTGGCGTGATTCCAGAGGCACTGTTTCTCATTCTTGTATTTTCTGGAATTCGCCTGAGCCAGGCAGTTGAACTTCTCAGAACATATGACTACACGAAGCTCCAGATAATCAACGAAAAGGCTGCGAAGTATCCAATTTTCTCAACGGCGAGGGGGAAGAAAAGAGCCTTTTGGGCCTATGGGCCGCGAGAATTCTTTGAGGAACTGGAACCTATGGAAGTGAAGTATACGACTGCAAAGGACCTCGTGAGCTATGGTCAAGTTTCAGCAAACACCCTGAGGAAGTGGCATTACACTTTCCTCATTCGTCAGGGTGTGCCCGCTGACGTTGCTGATTTTATTCAGGGCCGCGCGAGCGAGCGCGTTGGAGCAACGCACTACCTAAACAAGACCCTCCTGGCCGACGAGTGGTATTCTGCTGTTGTTGAGGAGTTGAAGAAGATTTTGGAGGGTAGGGAATGA
- a CDS encoding t26-2p — MAQRIGKSTTFVRGIYVDEDIMEMARALARVKKTSINQIFREGVVKLYKQEIGDELPHRAQ, encoded by the coding sequence ATGGCCCAAAGAATTGGAAAAAGTACAACGTTTGTTAGAGGAATTTATGTTGATGAGGATATTATGGAAATGGCAAGGGCGCTAGCAAGGGTTAAAAAGACAAGCATAAACCAGATATTCCGAGAGGGAGTTGTGAAATTGTACAAGCAGGAAATCGGAGACGAACTACCCCACAGAGCACAATAG